AAAGGCCAGCACGTCACTCTGATGAAGGTGAAACACCGCTACGGTCTCGATCCCTGCGTCGGTCCGGTACTGACACAGGTATGCCGTCGCTTCCTGAGCGGAAACCCCCGGCAGGGCCAGTTGAACATCCCGCATGGAACGAAACAGGTGGATGACCTGCCCGGCAGGCACCATGATGGCACGCGTTGATTGATCCCAGACGAACATGAGCACTTCCGATCAAGGGTTGCGGGCGTTAGAGCCCTTCAAAGGTCGTCAGAGCCTGAAAATGCCGGAAGCGCTCCTCGACATCACTCCAGTTCAGGCGACGCAAGCGATTCAGGCTGAAGTCCTCGACGGTAAAGGAGGCCATGACGCTGCCAAACACCGTGGCTTTGCGAATCGTGCCCTGCGAGAGGTTGTCGGTTGCGGCCAGATAACCCATGAAACCACCGGCAAAAGTGTCTCCAGCACCGGTCGGGTCGTAGACTTCTTCGAGAGGATAGGCCGGAGCAGAGAATATGGTGTGTTCATGAAACACCAGGACCCCGTATTCACCCCGTTTGACAACCAGTGTTTTGGGTCCCATCGCCAGGATCCCTTGGGCCGCCTTGACCAGGTTGGCCTCTCCGGTGAGCTGGCGGGCCTCGGCGTCGTTTATGATGAGGATGTCCACGAATTTCAGGGTCTCCATGAGAGAGTCCCGCTTGCCCTCTATCCAGAAGTTCATGGTGTCCATGGCCACCAGCGAGGGGCTCTGGACCTGGCCCAGGACATCGCGCTGAAGGTCCGGGTCTATGTTGGCCAGAAAGACGATGTCCGAGGCCCGGTAGGGCTCGGGGAGCTTGGGCCTGAACGTCTCGAAGACGTTCAGCTCCGTCTTGAGCGTATGGGCCTCGTTGAGCTGGTAGCCGTACTCCCCCTGCCATCGGAAGGTCCGGCCGGGAACGCGCTCCAGCCCCTGGATGTCGATGTTTCTCGTCTTGAGGAAGCCCACGTGCCGCTCGGGGAAGTCCTCCCCCACCACGGCAACGAGCCTGACGTCCGTGAAGTAGCTCGCGGAGGTGGAAAAATAGGTGGCCGAGCCCCCCAGGACCTCCGCCACCTCGCCGAAGGGCGTTTTTACCGAATCAAAGGCCACCGAGCCCACGACAAGCAAACTCATAGCATCGCACTCTCCCCGGGGAAAATCCCGATATTATAACACGCGCCGCGCAGGGTATCCAAGGGCGGACGGATGCTCTATAATCTTAGCCACGATGGAGATTTCCCTGGCCGCAAAATCCCTTGAAGAGCATTTCCGCCGCTCCCTGGGGGAGTGCCGCCTGAGGGGCCTCACCCCCCTGGGCCGGGGGGCCCACGGGCAGGGTTTCCTGCTCGAGCTCGACACGCGCGAGGGGGTGCGGAGATATGTCCTGAAGAGCGTCCGCCCCGAGGGGCTGGGGCACGACTACCCCGCCGACAGGGCCGGGCTGTTTCTCCTGGCCTATGACACCTTCGGCCTTCTGCCGGCCCATGTGCGCGCCCTGGACGTGCTCGCGGAGCGGGAGGACGGCTCTTTCTTCTCGGTGGCCGGGGGCAGGGAATACTACCTCGTGATGGAGGAAGTCAGGGGCGAGCCCTACATGAGGGACCTGGAGGCCATGGCGGGCAGGGACGCCCTCCGGGCCGAGGACAGGGCGAAGATACGCGCCATGACGGAGTACCTGGCCGGCATACACGCCCTAAAGAGGGAGTCCCGCTCCCTGTACCTCCGGAAGATACGGGACGTCATCGGCCACGGGGAGTGCCTGATGGGGGTCTTCGACGCCTACCCCGAAGGGGTTATCCCCGCCGGGGAGATGGCCGCCATCGAGAAGAAGTGCGTCGACTGGCGCCTCCGCCTGAGAAAGCGGACGCACAGGCTCTGCCAGATACACGGGGACTTCCATCCCGGAAACATCTGGTGGGAGGGGCGGCCCGAACGGACGGGGGACGGCGAGCAGGAGGACCGGGAGGACGTGCGGGGCTGGAGGGGGAGGATGCGCCTTCTGGACAGAAGCCGCGGCCCATGGGGCGAGGCGGCCGACGACCTGACGGCCCTGAGCATCAATTACGTCTTTCTCTCCCTCAAGCACCGGGGGGCCTTCACGGGGGCCTGCGTGGAGGCCCTCAAGCTCTTCTTTGACGCCTACGTCAGGGCCACCGGGGACACCGAGGTCCTGGAGGTGCTGGCCCCGTTTTTCGCCTTCCGGGGGGCGGTGGTGGCAAACCCCGCGTTCTACCCCGAACTGGGGGACGAGGGGCGGAGGCTCCTTTTCCGGTTTGTCCATAACGTGCTTGACCGGAGGAGCTTTGCCCCGGAGGAGGCAGAGGCCCTGGTCTCGGGGGCATAGGGGGCGGTTCATGCTTTTTTCATAATTCGCTTGGTATAGTAAACGTCTGCGGCTCTCACTCACCCGAAAGAGAAGGAGGATCAAAATGAAAAGGAAGACGCTTACGATAAGCGGCATGGCGCTGCTTATTGCCATCGGTCTCGTCCTCGGTCTGACCCTGTCTTCCGACCTGGACATCCAGAACAAGGGATACAGCCAGCCCGTCCCGGAGGAGGCGGTCAAGACGCTCACCCAGGTCAGCGAAGCGCTGGTCCGCGTTGCCGAGGCGGTGAAGCCCTCGGTGGTCAACATCTCCAGCACGCACACGGTGCAGCGGCGGGTCGGCCCGCCCGGCCTTTTCCAGGACCCCTTCTTCCGGCGGTTCTTCGGAGACGAGTTCTTCAAGCAGTACGGAGAGCCCCAGGAGGAGACGCGCGTAAGCCTGGGCTCCGGGGTCATCGTGGACCCCTCCGGGTACATCGTCACCAACTACCACGTGGTCAAGGACGCCGAAGAGATTCACGTGACCGTCGTAGGGAAGGGCGAGTTCAAGGGAAAGGTCGTGGGCAGCGACCCCCCGACCGACCTCGCGGTGGTCAAGATAGACGCCAAGGGGCTGACGGCCGCGGCCTGGGGGGACTCTGACGCCCTGAAGGCGGGAGAGGTGGTCATTGCGGTGGGCAGCCCCTACGGGCTTACCCAGTCGGTGACCATGGGCATCGTCAGCGCCATCGGCAGGGCCAACGTGCGCATCGCCGACTATGAGGACTTCATCCAGACCGACGCGGCCATCAACCCGGGGAACTCCGGAGGCCCGCTGGTCAACCCCAGGGGCGAGGTCGTGGGCATCAACACGGCCATCTTCACCACCACCGGCGGGTACCAGGGGATAGGGTTTTCCATCCCGAGCAACATGGCCCGGACCGTGATGAAGAGCCTCATCGAGAAAGGGCGGGTCATCCGGGGGTGGCTGGGCGTGACCATCCAGCCCATAACGCCGGAGCTGGCCAAGCAGTTCGGCCTCAAGGAGGTCAAGGGCGTCCTGGTAAGCGACGTGGTGGAAAAGAGCCCGGCGGCCGAGGCGGGCCTTGAAAGGGGCGACATCATCGTCTCCTACGAGGGCAAGGAGGTCAAGAGCCCCCGGGAACTTCGCAACATGGTGGCCAGCACGTCCCCGGGCGGGAAGGCCAAGCTAACGGTGGTCAGAAAGGGAGAGGAGAAGACCCTGTCGGTGACCATCGGGCAGCTTCCGGAGCACATGGCCTTTGGCGAGTAGCTCTTGAGCCGAAACAGCTCGACGTGGGGTTGGAAGCCCAGGAAGGAGAGCCCATGTTCAATTGGCCCCTGTTT
This sequence is a window from Nitrospirota bacterium. Protein-coding genes within it:
- a CDS encoding Do family serine endopeptidase; the protein is MKRKTLTISGMALLIAIGLVLGLTLSSDLDIQNKGYSQPVPEEAVKTLTQVSEALVRVAEAVKPSVVNISSTHTVQRRVGPPGLFQDPFFRRFFGDEFFKQYGEPQEETRVSLGSGVIVDPSGYIVTNYHVVKDAEEIHVTVVGKGEFKGKVVGSDPPTDLAVVKIDAKGLTAAAWGDSDALKAGEVVIAVGSPYGLTQSVTMGIVSAIGRANVRIADYEDFIQTDAAINPGNSGGPLVNPRGEVVGINTAIFTTTGGYQGIGFSIPSNMARTVMKSLIEKGRVIRGWLGVTIQPITPELAKQFGLKEVKGVLVSDVVEKSPAAEAGLERGDIIVSYEGKEVKSPRELRNMVASTSPGGKAKLTVVRKGEEKTLSVTIGQLPEHMAFGE
- a CDS encoding phosphotransferase, encoding MEISLAAKSLEEHFRRSLGECRLRGLTPLGRGAHGQGFLLELDTREGVRRYVLKSVRPEGLGHDYPADRAGLFLLAYDTFGLLPAHVRALDVLAEREDGSFFSVAGGREYYLVMEEVRGEPYMRDLEAMAGRDALRAEDRAKIRAMTEYLAGIHALKRESRSLYLRKIRDVIGHGECLMGVFDAYPEGVIPAGEMAAIEKKCVDWRLRLRKRTHRLCQIHGDFHPGNIWWEGRPERTGDGEQEDREDVRGWRGRMRLLDRSRGPWGEAADDLTALSINYVFLSLKHRGAFTGACVEALKLFFDAYVRATGDTEVLEVLAPFFAFRGAVVANPAFYPELGDEGRRLLFRFVHNVLDRRSFAPEEAEALVSGA
- a CDS encoding PfkB family carbohydrate kinase; this translates as MSLLVVGSVAFDSVKTPFGEVAEVLGGSATYFSTSASYFTDVRLVAVVGEDFPERHVGFLKTRNIDIQGLERVPGRTFRWQGEYGYQLNEAHTLKTELNVFETFRPKLPEPYRASDIVFLANIDPDLQRDVLGQVQSPSLVAMDTMNFWIEGKRDSLMETLKFVDILIINDAEARQLTGEANLVKAAQGILAMGPKTLVVKRGEYGVLVFHEHTIFSAPAYPLEEVYDPTGAGDTFAGGFMGYLAATDNLSQGTIRKATVFGSVMASFTVEDFSLNRLRRLNWSDVEERFRHFQALTTFEGL